One window from the genome of Spiractinospora alimapuensis encodes:
- a CDS encoding DUF58 domain-containing protein, which yields MTTQEDPERDTGPLTSPHALRNLELRVLRRLDGLLHGEHLGLRSGPGSEPGEARLYQPGEDDVRRMDWSVTARTTVPHVRDTVADRELETWTLLDLSPSMEFGTTNTRKRDLAIGALAAMHALTQRVGDRFGAHFLHRGQIRRWPAKSGKAPLFAMLATATRAPGGADDAGSGQDLAAALDDLARVRKRRGLRIVLSDFLDPAGGATTAETVHGWERPLRSLSSRHQVLAIEILDPRELHLPALGWVTMRDPETGRTREVHLSADVQRRYAAAAAAQREAIHAGMRRCGVPHLVLRTDRDWVRDIARFVLHQRRTAGQLSQHTPVVPR from the coding sequence GTGACGACCCAGGAGGACCCAGAGCGGGACACCGGGCCGCTCACCAGCCCACACGCCCTGCGCAACCTCGAACTGCGCGTCCTGCGTCGACTCGACGGGTTGCTGCACGGCGAACACCTCGGGCTGCGCTCCGGCCCCGGCAGCGAACCCGGCGAGGCCCGTCTCTACCAGCCCGGCGAGGACGACGTGCGCCGCATGGACTGGAGCGTCACCGCCCGCACGACCGTCCCCCACGTACGTGACACCGTCGCCGACCGCGAGCTGGAGACCTGGACCCTCCTCGACCTCTCCCCCAGCATGGAGTTCGGCACCACCAACACCCGCAAACGCGACCTCGCCATCGGGGCGCTCGCCGCCATGCACGCGTTGACCCAGCGGGTCGGCGACCGTTTCGGCGCCCACTTCCTACACCGGGGACAGATCCGCCGCTGGCCCGCGAAGTCCGGGAAGGCGCCCCTGTTCGCGATGCTGGCCACCGCGACGCGCGCACCAGGCGGCGCCGACGATGCCGGATCCGGCCAGGACCTCGCCGCCGCGCTCGACGATCTCGCTCGGGTCCGCAAACGGCGCGGGCTGCGCATCGTCCTGTCGGACTTCCTCGATCCCGCAGGTGGGGCCACCACGGCGGAGACCGTCCACGGTTGGGAGCGCCCACTCCGGTCGCTGTCCTCCCGTCACCAGGTGCTCGCCATCGAGATCCTCGATCCGCGCGAACTCCACCTGCCCGCCCTAGGATGGGTGACGATGCGTGATCCGGAGACCGGGCGTACCCGGGAGGTCCACCTCTCCGCGGACGTCCAACGCCGCTACGCGGCGGCGGCCGCGGCCCAACGCGAAGCCATCCACGCCGGCATGCGCCGCTGCGGTGTCCCCCACCTGGTGCTGCGCACCGACCGGGACTGGGTGCGCGACATCGCCCGGTTCGTCCTGCACCAGCGACGCACGGCCGGACAGCTCTCCCAGCACACCCCGGTGGTCCCCCGATGA
- a CDS encoding VWA domain-containing protein, with amino-acid sequence MTFLSPHWLWLFLGLAALIAAYVWSQGRRRHYALQFTNLGLLDQVAPARPAWRRHVAAALFLVVCATLIVGMGRPAMEVEVPRERATIIVAIDVSPSMAATDVTPDRITAAKESAQSFVESLPDRFNVGLVAFSANATVVSSPTQDHQAIVDSIEHLQMAPGTAIGEAVFTSLQSIQSFDDDADEDPPPSAVVLLSDGENTSGRPVPLASEAAHSAQVPISTIAFGSGVAMIEIEGQIIPADIDKEALELLATETEGHFYEAESEAELDSVYDDIGSSLGAETVHEEIGPWVMAFALVAAFATAGASLVWFSRLP; translated from the coding sequence ATGACCTTCCTCTCACCACACTGGCTGTGGCTGTTCCTCGGGCTGGCCGCCCTGATCGCGGCCTACGTCTGGAGCCAGGGACGGCGCCGCCACTACGCGCTGCAGTTCACCAACCTGGGGCTGCTGGACCAGGTCGCCCCCGCCCGCCCCGCCTGGCGCCGCCACGTCGCGGCGGCGCTGTTCCTGGTGGTGTGCGCGACCCTGATCGTCGGCATGGGCCGGCCCGCGATGGAGGTGGAGGTGCCACGGGAGCGGGCGACCATCATCGTCGCCATCGACGTCTCCCCCTCGATGGCCGCCACCGACGTCACCCCCGACCGGATCACCGCCGCGAAGGAGTCCGCGCAGAGCTTCGTGGAGTCCCTGCCGGACCGGTTCAACGTGGGACTGGTGGCGTTCTCGGCGAACGCGACGGTGGTTTCCTCCCCCACCCAGGACCACCAGGCGATCGTGGACTCCATCGAACACCTCCAGATGGCGCCGGGCACCGCCATCGGTGAGGCGGTGTTCACCTCGCTGCAGAGCATCCAGTCCTTCGACGACGACGCCGACGAGGACCCCCCACCCTCGGCCGTGGTTCTGCTCAGTGACGGTGAGAACACCAGCGGACGCCCGGTTCCGCTGGCGAGCGAGGCCGCCCACAGCGCCCAGGTCCCCATCTCCACCATCGCCTTCGGCTCCGGGGTCGCGATGATCGAGATCGAGGGGCAGATCATCCCGGCCGACATCGACAAGGAGGCCCTGGAGCTCCTCGCGACCGAGACCGAGGGCCACTTCTATGAGGCCGAGTCCGAGGCGGAGCTGGACTCCGTCTACGACGACATCGGCAGCTCGCTGGGCGCCGAGACCGTACACGAGGAGATCGGCCCCTGGGTGATGGCGTTCGCCCTCGTCGCCGCGTTCGCCACCGCTGGGGCCTCCTTGGTCTGGTTCTCCCGACTCCCCTGA
- a CDS encoding NUDIX hydrolase, translating into MIPATGQYPRRVTVHVLSADGRPPVGRRVEFTDDLVAVARELAPGVGLRPHAVRTELAVLHGGDVRMHIDRVIFAPATSSGADDVASSLASDAFLPAAADLEEDDVVPTGHVLRRFAAYGLVTDPAGRVLLSRIAPGFPGAGTWHLPGGGTDHGEAPQDALHREIREETGQDAVVTSVLSVRHHHAVGQIGPEGVDTEISAVWVVLRAHVARPTTARVLEVNGSTERSAWFTAEEIPTLELSLTATTVLGDVPET; encoded by the coding sequence ATGATCCCCGCCACTGGGCAGTACCCGCGTCGGGTCACCGTGCACGTCCTCTCCGCGGACGGCCGGCCCCCCGTCGGTCGACGCGTCGAGTTCACCGACGACCTGGTGGCCGTCGCCCGGGAGCTCGCACCGGGGGTGGGCTTGCGTCCCCACGCGGTGCGCACCGAGCTCGCCGTGCTGCACGGCGGGGACGTCCGCATGCACATCGACCGCGTGATCTTCGCACCCGCCACGTCGTCCGGCGCGGACGACGTGGCGTCCTCGCTGGCGTCGGACGCGTTCCTTCCCGCGGCCGCCGACCTGGAAGAGGACGACGTGGTGCCGACCGGGCACGTCCTGCGTCGCTTCGCCGCCTACGGTCTCGTCACCGACCCCGCCGGTCGTGTCCTCCTGAGCAGGATCGCACCGGGGTTCCCCGGGGCCGGCACCTGGCACCTGCCCGGCGGAGGCACCGACCACGGCGAGGCACCCCAGGACGCGCTCCACCGGGAGATACGCGAGGAGACGGGGCAGGACGCCGTCGTCACCTCCGTGCTCAGCGTGCGGCACCACCACGCGGTCGGCCAGATCGGACCCGAAGGGGTCGACACAGAGATCTCCGCGGTGTGGGTCGTTCTTCGCGCCCACGTGGCGCGGCCGACGACCGCACGGGTGCTGGAGGTGAACGGCTCCACTGAGCGCTCCGCCTGGTTCACCGCCGAGGAGATCCCCACCCTGGAGCTGTCGCTCACGGCCACGACCGTGCTGGGCGACGTCCCGGAAACCTGA
- a CDS encoding VOC family protein: MSISLSQTFITVDDHDGALTFYRDAVGLEVRNDVGFGEFRWVSVGAPEQPDVTIVLESPLADPNAAEADRRTVRDLMARGLLRGAIFGTDDCDAVFDQVRAGGGEVLQEPVDRPYGVRECAFRDPAGNMVQFHQPLAG; encoded by the coding sequence ATGAGTATTTCACTGTCCCAAACCTTCATCACGGTCGACGACCACGACGGCGCGCTCACCTTCTACCGGGACGCCGTGGGCCTGGAGGTCCGCAACGACGTCGGTTTCGGCGAGTTCCGATGGGTCTCGGTCGGTGCGCCGGAACAGCCCGACGTCACCATCGTCCTGGAGTCCCCACTGGCGGACCCCAACGCCGCCGAGGCGGACCGGCGGACGGTGAGGGACCTGATGGCACGCGGCCTGCTGCGTGGCGCGATCTTCGGTACCGACGACTGTGACGCCGTCTTCGACCAGGTCCGTGCCGGCGGCGGCGAGGTGCTGCAGGAGCCGGTGGACCGACCCTACGGGGTGCGCGAGTGCGCCTTCCGGGATCCGGCCGGCAACATGGTGCAGTTCCACCAGCCGCTCGCGGGATGA
- a CDS encoding helix-turn-helix transcriptional regulator has protein sequence MGVLVLVDLEDLRRLRRSRDVMDRHYAQPLDVPALARVALMSPGHFSRSFRAAFGETPYSYLMTRRMERAKALLRRGDLTVTDVCFAVGCSSLGSFSSRFTELVGETPSAYRGRRHDEGAGVPACVARIHTRPVRNREAIRPAGA, from the coding sequence ATGGGGGTGTTGGTGTTGGTCGACCTGGAGGACCTCCGGCGGCTGCGCCGCTCACGTGACGTGATGGACCGCCACTACGCCCAGCCACTCGACGTCCCCGCGCTGGCGCGCGTCGCGCTCATGTCGCCGGGCCACTTCTCGCGCAGCTTCCGCGCGGCCTTCGGCGAGACGCCCTACAGCTACCTGATGACCCGCAGGATGGAGCGCGCCAAGGCCCTCCTCCGCCGGGGGGACCTGACGGTGACCGACGTGTGCTTCGCCGTGGGATGCTCCTCGCTGGGATCGTTCAGCTCACGATTCACCGAACTCGTGGGGGAGACCCCGAGCGCCTATCGCGGGCGGCGACACGACGAGGGCGCGGGCGTCCCGGCGTGTGTTGCCCGAATCCATACCCGACCCGTCCGAAACAGAGAAGCCATTCGCCCCGCTGGTGCCTAG
- a CDS encoding DUF1876 domain-containing protein, with protein MQTKKRWNVDILVSEEAEGDHANTWAEVGLVSPDLPELRGRGMARKHPEDMDIPEIGEELAVSRALADLARQLRQTAWQDIGESTGMRVPMQR; from the coding sequence GTGCAGACGAAGAAGCGATGGAACGTGGACATCCTCGTCTCCGAGGAGGCCGAGGGCGACCACGCCAACACGTGGGCCGAAGTGGGATTGGTGTCGCCGGACCTGCCGGAGTTGCGCGGGCGCGGCATGGCACGCAAGCACCCCGAGGACATGGACATCCCGGAGATCGGGGAGGAACTCGCGGTATCGCGCGCGCTGGCCGACCTGGCACGCCAACTGCGCCAGACGGCGTGGCAGGACATCGGCGAGTCGACCGGGATGCGCGTGCCCATGCAGCGGTGA
- a CDS encoding class I SAM-dependent methyltransferase — protein MSSHYFDADPHSTSRPAEVSLLLADRRLVLATDRGMFSPDRVDPGTRVLLDSVPPPPAEGTLLDLGCGYGPIALTMAARAPGARVLGVDVNGRAVARARENATRNHLDNVDFVQVDETAAPVDPQAAPGVDGPFAALWSNPPIRIGKDALRALLALWLDRLAPEAHAHLVAHKHLGADSLQRWLDERGNACERLTSRSGYRVLRVAATRTQRA, from the coding sequence GTGTCCTCGCACTACTTCGACGCCGACCCACACAGCACGAGCCGCCCCGCGGAGGTCAGCCTGCTGCTGGCGGACCGCCGACTCGTGCTCGCGACCGACCGTGGGATGTTCTCTCCCGACCGGGTCGACCCCGGCACCCGCGTCCTGTTGGACAGCGTGCCGCCGCCACCCGCCGAGGGGACCCTGCTGGACCTGGGATGTGGATACGGTCCCATCGCCCTGACCATGGCCGCCCGGGCACCGGGGGCGCGCGTGCTGGGCGTGGACGTCAACGGGCGTGCGGTTGCGCGAGCGCGGGAGAACGCCACGAGGAACCACCTCGACAACGTCGATTTCGTTCAGGTGGACGAGACCGCCGCCCCCGTCGACCCCCAGGCGGCGCCGGGGGTCGACGGCCCGTTCGCCGCACTGTGGTCCAACCCGCCCATCCGGATCGGCAAGGACGCCCTGCGGGCGCTGCTCGCGCTGTGGCTGGACCGGCTCGCCCCCGAGGCCCACGCCCACCTCGTCGCCCACAAGCACCTGGGGGCGGACTCCCTGCAACGGTGGCTGGACGAACGGGGCAACGCCTGCGAACGCCTCACCTCACGCAGCGGGTACCGCGTACTGCGTGTGGCGGCGACGCGGACCCAGCGCGCCTGA
- a CDS encoding TrmH family RNA methyltransferase, whose translation MNRRQLRPTDVKRLNREWRRRTEGRLSLIVESVTQPFNLGSILRTAAVFGVESLWLTGNSADPAHPQVGKVALGTERKIAVRRTTSADAVAEARDAGYGVVAVELTEDATPLHEAHLDGDVCLAVGGEDHGCSPALLGAVDAVAFIPQIGRVGSLNVAVAAAIAMAETRNREWQREPAQR comes from the coding sequence TTGAACAGACGCCAACTGCGCCCCACTGACGTCAAGCGACTGAACCGGGAGTGGCGCAGACGCACCGAGGGCCGGCTGAGCCTGATCGTGGAATCGGTCACCCAGCCCTTCAACCTGGGGTCCATCCTGCGCACCGCCGCGGTCTTCGGCGTGGAATCCCTGTGGCTCACCGGGAACTCCGCCGACCCCGCCCACCCGCAGGTGGGCAAGGTCGCCCTGGGAACCGAACGCAAGATCGCCGTGCGGCGCACCACGAGCGCCGACGCCGTCGCCGAGGCCCGGGACGCCGGCTACGGAGTGGTCGCGGTGGAACTCACCGAGGACGCGACCCCCCTGCACGAGGCCCACCTCGACGGCGACGTCTGTCTCGCCGTCGGCGGCGAGGACCACGGCTGTTCCCCCGCGCTGCTGGGCGCGGTCGACGCCGTCGCGTTCATCCCCCAGATCGGGCGCGTGGGCTCGCTCAACGTGGCCGTCGCCGCGGCGATCGCGATGGCCGAGACCCGCAACCGCGAGTGGCAGCGCGAACCGGCCCAGCGGTGA
- a CDS encoding hemolysin family protein, whose product MIATLAIMLVGIIVILLMIAANGYFVAQEFGYMAVDRSRLSARAAAGHTDARRALDVTRRTSFMLSGAQLGITVTGLLVGNVAEPLVGGGIGELLGLAGLNPAIGIAIGTVGTLLIATAVQMVFGELLPKNLAIARPEAFARRLALSTMIYLRLFGWIIRLFDVAAAALLRMVGIKPLDDVQHAATARDLEHIVAESRASGDLPAELSALLDRTLEFHDRTAAHAMVPRPQVTTVQATEPVSRVVELMALGHSRFPVLGDDVDDVVGVICLRDILELGQAELGNVRVGQLARRPLLVPDTLPLPGVLEQLRDSKEEFACVVDEYGGLAGVITTEDIAEELVGEIADEHDPVDEGTVRQTEKGTWLFPGSTHIDEVERVIGRDLPPGDYETLGGLIINEMRRLPEPADEVTIALPAVGAEEEVSYSALLTVDSVDRHVPEWVRLTLTQSSGDPAQDDQEVRA is encoded by the coding sequence ATGATCGCAACGCTGGCCATCATGCTCGTCGGCATCATCGTGATCCTGTTGATGATCGCCGCCAACGGCTACTTCGTCGCGCAGGAGTTCGGCTACATGGCCGTGGACCGCTCCCGCCTCAGCGCGCGGGCCGCGGCGGGCCACACCGACGCGCGACGAGCCCTCGACGTCACCCGACGCACCTCGTTCATGCTCTCCGGCGCCCAACTCGGCATCACCGTCACTGGCCTGCTCGTCGGTAATGTCGCCGAGCCACTGGTCGGAGGCGGAATCGGTGAACTTCTCGGACTCGCGGGACTGAACCCCGCGATCGGGATCGCCATCGGAACCGTCGGAACACTGCTCATCGCCACAGCGGTGCAGATGGTGTTCGGGGAGCTCCTTCCGAAGAACCTCGCCATCGCGCGCCCCGAGGCGTTCGCACGACGACTCGCCCTGTCGACCATGATCTACCTGCGCCTGTTCGGGTGGATCATCCGACTGTTCGACGTCGCCGCGGCGGCCTTGTTGCGCATGGTGGGGATCAAGCCACTGGACGACGTGCAGCACGCCGCCACCGCGCGGGACCTGGAGCACATCGTGGCCGAGTCCCGTGCGAGTGGGGACCTTCCGGCCGAGCTGTCCGCGCTGTTGGACCGCACGTTGGAGTTCCACGACCGCACGGCGGCCCACGCCATGGTCCCGCGACCACAGGTGACGACGGTGCAGGCCACCGAACCCGTCAGCCGCGTCGTGGAACTGATGGCGTTGGGGCACTCGCGTTTCCCGGTCCTCGGTGACGACGTGGACGACGTCGTCGGCGTCATCTGTCTGCGCGACATCCTGGAGCTGGGACAGGCGGAACTCGGCAACGTGCGGGTGGGGCAGTTGGCCCGCCGGCCCCTGCTGGTCCCCGACACCCTGCCGCTTCCGGGCGTGCTGGAACAGTTGCGCGACTCCAAGGAGGAGTTCGCGTGTGTCGTCGACGAGTACGGCGGTCTCGCCGGTGTGATCACCACCGAGGACATCGCCGAGGAGCTCGTGGGCGAGATCGCCGACGAACACGACCCCGTCGACGAGGGAACGGTGCGTCAGACGGAGAAGGGAACCTGGTTGTTTCCGGGATCCACCCACATCGACGAGGTGGAGCGGGTCATCGGGCGGGACCTGCCGCCCGGCGACTATGAGACGCTCGGCGGGCTCATCATCAACGAGATGCGGCGCCTGCCCGAACCCGCCGACGAGGTCACCATCGCGCTCCCGGCTGTCGGGGCGGAGGAGGAGGTCAGCTACTCGGCGCTGCTCACGGTTGACTCCGTGGACCGCCACGTTCCGGAGTGGGTTCGCCTCACCCTCACCCAGTCCAGCGGTGACCCCGCCCAGGACGACCAGGAGGTGCGGGCATGA
- a CDS encoding hemolysin family protein: protein MSDLHPLTALGLSVLFIVLSAFFVAIEFALVAARRYRLEDAAHTSSAARAALRSSRDISMLLAGSQLGITLCTLALGAITKPAVHRLLEPLFTWLPSAVSYTVSFVLSLIVVTFLHLVVGEMAPKSWAISHPERSAIMLALPMRAFMWFTRPALATLNGMANALVRRFGVTPVDEVGQGRNPEDLRQLVDHSASAGTLDEERRDQLATALEVNSRPLREVVTPKEELAAVAPDASVPTMVDVARTTGHLRLVVRDAETPVGVLHVRDALGSDPRTTAAELMRPALTLDAATPIYTALSLMRESRGHLALVESHGELVGLVTLQDLIEELLVAAD from the coding sequence ATGAGTGACCTTCATCCGCTGACCGCGCTGGGCCTGTCGGTGCTGTTCATCGTGTTGAGCGCGTTCTTCGTCGCGATCGAGTTCGCGCTCGTCGCGGCGCGGCGCTACCGGCTGGAGGACGCGGCGCACACCAGCAGCGCGGCCCGGGCCGCGCTGCGCAGTTCCCGGGACATCTCCATGCTGCTCGCGGGGTCCCAGCTCGGGATCACGCTGTGCACGCTGGCCCTGGGCGCGATCACCAAGCCGGCGGTCCACCGCCTGTTGGAGCCGTTGTTCACGTGGCTCCCCTCGGCCGTCAGCTACACGGTGTCGTTCGTGCTCTCGTTGATCGTGGTCACGTTCCTGCACCTGGTGGTCGGTGAGATGGCGCCGAAGTCCTGGGCCATCTCGCATCCGGAACGCTCGGCGATCATGCTGGCACTGCCGATGCGGGCGTTCATGTGGTTCACCCGGCCCGCTCTGGCCACGTTGAACGGGATGGCCAACGCGCTGGTGCGTCGGTTCGGGGTCACCCCCGTCGACGAGGTCGGCCAGGGACGCAATCCGGAGGACCTGCGTCAGCTCGTGGATCACTCCGCGAGCGCCGGCACCCTCGACGAGGAGCGTCGGGACCAGTTGGCCACCGCGTTGGAGGTCAACTCCCGTCCGCTGCGGGAGGTGGTGACCCCCAAGGAGGAGCTCGCGGCGGTGGCACCGGACGCGAGCGTGCCGACCATGGTGGACGTGGCGCGCACGACCGGTCACCTGCGGCTCGTGGTGCGGGACGCGGAGACACCCGTGGGCGTCCTGCACGTTCGCGACGCCTTGGGCAGTGACCCGCGGACGACCGCCGCGGAGTTGATGCGCCCGGCGCTCACCCTGGACGCCGCGACCCCGATCTACACCGCGCTGAGCCTGATGCGGGAGAGCCGGGGGCACCTGGCGCTCGTGGAGTCACACGGTGAGCTCGTGGGGCTGGTGACCCTGCAGGACCTCATCGAGGAACTGCTGGTGGCGGCGGACTAA
- a CDS encoding NPP1 family protein, with protein MDTRTDLELLRAYEPVLSYTKGELFFPTDIDSYVAACSLWKSKPGTPEEEVVPAGELTVERLAAAEREWPGHDLHLRFVQEDSLAEEARRFRKTSRPVIPRSGRLAAVGVLGRIVDVLMRLSLLIRGAVPGGVAAAAATRYRERLATERSTYYGRVTRDGGYIALQYWFFYVMNDWRSTFGGVNDHEADWEKVVVYLLDHGDGPAEPVWVGASSHEYTGDDLRRSWNDPDLRREGDHPVLYPGAGSHSNQLEPGDYLIQVDPAFLSGVVRAWRRMVERMLPTSSASVLHGIGIPFVDYARGDGVRIGPGTGQEWERVVIDDQLSWVVGYRGLWGRDTRDWFEGERAPSGPRYERDGTVRRSWIDPLSWVGLHKVPPGSDAARGYLEAHLSDLDGRIGELDQEIDAKREEVRRLSVAATVLRRNAHTRLRAKSHDERIDADESELARAYRERGLASQEASSLRAALERGDSLAEDLRQHLRSPHRPYATGEQRPTRFLHVWAALSTTLLLVALASVFVFSMPWSQRLLAAAGVVLLFAAVDAIARGRFRSFMVGLMVVVAVVGVISAIVAAFIINPQIAILVPVGITAAVLLIVNVRDLLRR; from the coding sequence ATGGATACACGAACCGACCTCGAACTCCTCCGCGCCTACGAACCCGTCCTCTCCTACACCAAGGGCGAGCTGTTCTTCCCCACCGACATCGACTCCTACGTCGCGGCGTGCAGCCTGTGGAAGAGTAAGCCGGGCACCCCGGAGGAGGAAGTAGTGCCGGCCGGCGAACTCACCGTGGAGCGGCTCGCCGCCGCGGAACGGGAGTGGCCCGGCCACGACCTCCACCTGCGTTTCGTGCAGGAGGACTCCCTCGCCGAGGAGGCACGACGGTTCCGCAAGACCTCCCGCCCGGTCATTCCCCGCAGTGGACGACTGGCCGCGGTCGGTGTCCTCGGCCGCATCGTCGACGTACTGATGCGCCTCTCGCTGCTCATTCGCGGCGCCGTCCCCGGCGGAGTCGCCGCGGCCGCCGCCACCCGCTACCGGGAACGCCTGGCGACCGAGCGCTCCACCTACTACGGGCGGGTCACCCGGGACGGCGGCTACATCGCGCTGCAGTACTGGTTCTTCTACGTCATGAACGACTGGCGCTCCACCTTCGGCGGGGTCAACGACCACGAGGCGGACTGGGAGAAGGTCGTGGTCTATCTCCTGGACCACGGCGACGGCCCGGCCGAACCCGTCTGGGTCGGCGCCTCCTCCCACGAGTACACCGGCGATGACCTGCGCCGAAGCTGGAACGACCCGGACCTGCGCCGCGAAGGCGACCACCCCGTCCTCTACCCCGGAGCCGGGTCCCACTCCAACCAGCTCGAGCCCGGCGACTACCTCATCCAGGTCGACCCCGCCTTCCTCAGCGGCGTGGTCCGTGCCTGGCGGCGGATGGTCGAGCGGATGCTGCCCACGTCCAGCGCCTCGGTCCTGCACGGGATCGGGATCCCGTTCGTGGACTACGCGCGGGGCGACGGCGTGCGCATCGGCCCCGGTACGGGGCAGGAGTGGGAGCGCGTCGTCATCGACGACCAGCTCAGTTGGGTCGTCGGTTACCGCGGTCTGTGGGGGCGGGACACCCGGGACTGGTTCGAAGGGGAGCGTGCGCCCAGCGGGCCCCGCTACGAGCGCGACGGCACGGTGCGGCGTTCCTGGATCGACCCGCTGTCCTGGGTCGGGCTGCACAAGGTTCCCCCGGGCTCCGACGCGGCGCGCGGATACCTGGAAGCACACCTCAGCGACCTGGACGGGCGGATCGGGGAACTCGACCAGGAGATCGACGCCAAGAGGGAGGAGGTCCGGCGCCTCTCGGTCGCCGCGACCGTCCTGCGCCGCAACGCCCACACCCGGCTGCGTGCCAAGAGCCACGACGAGCGGATCGACGCCGACGAGTCGGAGCTCGCCCGCGCCTACCGCGAGCGGGGGCTCGCGAGCCAGGAGGCCAGCAGCCTGCGCGCCGCCCTGGAGCGCGGCGACAGCCTCGCCGAGGACCTGCGGCAACACCTGCGGTCCCCGCACCGCCCCTACGCCACCGGCGAGCAGCGGCCGACCCGGTTCCTGCACGTGTGGGCGGCGTTGAGCACGACACTGCTGCTGGTCGCCCTGGCGTCGGTGTTCGTCTTCTCGATGCCGTGGTCGCAACGGCTACTGGCGGCGGCGGGCGTCGTCCTGCTGTTCGCGGCCGTCGACGCGATCGCCCGGGGCCGGTTCCGGTCCTTCATGGTCGGGCTGATGGTCGTGGTGGCGGTGGTGGGGGTGATCTCCGCGATCGTGGCGGCGTTCATCATCAACCCGCAGATCGCCATCCTCGTCCCCGTCGGGATCACCGCCGCGGTGCTGCTGATCGTGAACGTGCGTGACCTGCTGCGCCGATGA
- a CDS encoding GNAT family N-acetyltransferase, translated as MQNSSTIKIEPHTHDVPRFRYLRAAEIDELEELWRALHRHHVSVTTHLENMIAPVDEMESWRRRRARYVEWLSAPGTMAILAERDGEGVGYAMVTIRPEANGSWRRGERVAVVQTLSVAPEHQNTGVGSALLEEVRRQLADEGITDVELAAVLGNSDAMRFYEQHGFQPLSTTMVSRLSAMAGPGD; from the coding sequence ATGCAAAATTCGTCGACTATCAAGATTGAGCCGCACACGCACGATGTGCCACGCTTCCGGTACCTCCGCGCGGCCGAGATCGACGAGCTGGAGGAGCTGTGGCGCGCCCTGCACCGCCACCACGTGAGCGTGACCACGCATTTGGAGAACATGATCGCCCCCGTGGACGAGATGGAGTCCTGGCGCCGGCGCCGCGCCCGCTACGTGGAGTGGTTGTCCGCCCCCGGCACGATGGCGATCCTCGCGGAGCGCGACGGTGAGGGCGTTGGCTACGCGATGGTGACCATCCGCCCGGAGGCCAACGGTTCGTGGCGTCGTGGCGAACGGGTGGCCGTGGTGCAGACCCTCTCCGTGGCACCCGAACACCAGAACACGGGAGTCGGCTCAGCACTGTTGGAGGAGGTCCGGCGGCAGCTCGCCGACGAGGGCATCACCGACGTGGAGCTGGCCGCGGTCCTGGGCAACAGTGACGCGATGCGCTTCTACGAACAGCACGGGTTCCAGCCGCTCAGCACCACCATGGTGTCGCGACTGAGCGCGATGGCCGGGCCGGGCGACTGA